The Myxococcales bacterium genome contains the following window.
GGCCTGGTCGGTCACGGGCGGCAGCGCCAGCGTCACCGCGCCCGCGGCCGTCGCGTACCCGTCACGCCTGACGATCAAGCTCGACATCCTGCGCGCGGTCGACGGCGGCGAGGTCGACGACGCGATCACCCTGGGCTCGATCGAGATCGTCGAGGGCTCGGCCTGTCGGCTGACCCGCGCGGCGCGCTGCGACGGCCGCGACTGCCTGGCCGAGGTCGAGCTGACCCAGCCGGGCGTGTGCCTGGTGCGCGCCCGGGCCGCGACCCCCGATGGCGAGGAGCTGGCGCAGTGCTGGTACCACGCCCACTGGGAGGGCGATCGCGCCGATCAGGCCGCGGTCGACGCGCTGATCGAGATGGCCGAGCAGCAGCGGGCGACGTGCGAGGACGCGCTGTGATCGTCGCCGGGCGCGCTCACGCCGACGCGAGCGCGGCCGCCAGCGCCTGGTAGGGGGCGGCGCGGAGGCCGACGGTGTCGTCGCCGGCGTCGGGGTCGGCCACCAGCTCGGCGAGCGTGGCGTCGAAGCCCTCGGGCACGAACAGGCGATCCCAGCCCAGCGCGCGGGGGCCCGCCGGCTTGTCGGCGATGCGGCCGTCGCACGTGCCGTGGAACAGCTCGACCGCGGCGTCGGCGCTGCGCCGGAGCGCGACGCACAGCACCAGCCGCACCGGCTTCTCGCGCCACCAGCGACAGAAGCGGTTCTCGTTCTCGGAGTCGAGCTCGAGGCGGAGGCTCTGGCCCTCCATGGTCAGCAGGTCGGTCGCCTCGGCGAAGCACGGGAAGCCGTGCTCGACCGCCATCACCATGTCGTGGGCGCGCCGCTCGGGATCGGGCGCGCTGGTCGAGTAGCCGGCCGGCAGGCCCGCGAGCTCGAACTGAAGTTCGGGTGCCGCGCGGCGGACCTCGGCTGCGCGGAGGTCGGTGCCGTCGATGAAGTGCGCGATCACGGGCGCATGGTCGCACGGGCGCCGTCGGGCTGCACGCGCCGCCGCGGTTTACATCGCCGCGACGGCGGACGATGATCGGCCGCATGCAGCGCACCCTGATCGTGGCCCTCGCCTGGGGGCTCGCCGCGTGCGGCTCGTCGCGGCCGCCCGCGCCGGAGGCGCCGCGTCGGAGCG
Protein-coding sequences here:
- a CDS encoding non-canonical purine NTP pyrophosphatase, translated to MIAHFIDGTDLRAAEVRRAAPELQFELAGLPAGYSTSAPDPERRAHDMVMAVEHGFPCFAEATDLLTMEGQSLRLELDSENENRFCRWWREKPVRLVLCVALRRSADAAVELFHGTCDGRIADKPAGPRALGWDRLFVPEGFDATLAELVADPDAGDDTVGLRAAPYQALAAALASA